A stretch of the Notamacropus eugenii isolate mMacEug1 chromosome 2, mMacEug1.pri_v2, whole genome shotgun sequence genome encodes the following:
- the YY1AP1 gene encoding YY1-associated protein 1 isoform X1: MYQKQETQKAKPEMSKPHGDTTVPTMVLDTAQRNRLQQQMQQHVQLLTQIHLLTSTNPSLSSEASTTKMFLRELGTFAQSSVALHQQFNPKFQTTFQPCNLKGAIQLIEDFHSHINIDLSPRKNVQKSDEGPSPECPNSEFPCLPKQVAWILATSKVFMYPELLPIRSLKVKHPRDKIFFTKAEDNLLALGLKHFEGTEFPKPLISKYLLTAKSAHQLTVRIKNLNISRAPDNIIKYYKKTKQLPILFKCCEELPPDQWKPPVEREERHLPFWLKASLPAIQEEIQHLTKDGGESRNMSELAEKSSDPGLESGNDSRYPLLLPKGVVLTLKPLAKRFSSRRIWGQRSSVLKPLLIRPAPSLQPCSNDNTRVRLAQSEAPPRKVEIQNSQPIQPATVLQRVPEASPLSVTGSNGIKNPKTLPAGAPKNTARSQTFLSPFSAVFKPRVLLPSFVSRNRCDPGMKPPKKKWAKGSRPLKPAPVVPSPRVILTVPATTVEVMSLNSSFNVIQPFRGIAQSPQTIPVTTLLVSPTSFICPLNQPLIASSIPPLIVSGNSVNLPVPPTPEENTQVKPNIPCPQAEGESAFPLKEPKLEPQESSPLCPSPYPKEEHSPGPPVVSRESQVGLFEGNAHSWTVVKTLDGRYVLEPLSLTPPKAIDFLPGNLLNIVKVEPEEPEEEASLTWNRFPEPDICDKIKKEVFMELDVGPPYEEASSTQEVKKEADFKKEEESETAMTCSSPQVTQGEGNEGEKMSKGSPKNTPFSTDPDPILSSPLGKPEDLSSVVGLMVRTQPRPEMGGEDRPKEEDLDQDEEMASVSEEAVPLVPELQETVEKPTRLMFARYMHQESDSEEEKPWKENSGPEVVVKVERMESPQKDDEMMDEVDRDPSFHLCFT; this comes from the exons aagcaggagacaCAGAAGGCCAAACCAGAGATGTCCAAGCCCCATGGTGATACGACTGTACCCACAATGGTTCTGGATACAGCTCAAAGGAACAGACTCCAGCAACAGATGCAACAG cATGTTCAGCTCCTGACTCAGATTCACCTTCTGACCAGCACCAACCCCAGCCTCAGTTCGGAGGCCAGTACCACCAAGATGTTTCTT AGGGAACTGGGGACTTTTGCTCAAAGTTCTGTTGCCCTTCACCAGCAGTTCAATCCCAAGTTTCAGACCACATTCCAGCCTTGTAACCTGAAGGGTGCTATACAGCTTATTGAAGACTTTCATTCACATATCAACATTGACTTGAGCCCTCGAAAAAATGTCCAGAAGAGTGATGAGGGACCAAGCCCCGAATGTCCAA ACAGTGAATTTCCTTGTCTGCCGAAGCAAGTGGCCTGGATTCTGGCCACAAGCAAAGTCTTCATGTATCCAGAGCTGCTACCAATACGTTCCCTGAAGGTGAAGCATCCCAGGGATAAGATATTCTTCACCAAAGCAGAAGACAA TTTATTAGCTCTGGGGCTGAAACATTTTGAAGGAACTGAGTTTCCTAAGCCTCTAATCAGTAAATACCTCCTGACTGCCAAGTCTGCTCACCAGCTGACAGTGAGAATCAAGAACCTCAACATTAGCCGGGCTCCTGACAATATCATTAAA TATTATAAGAAGACAAAGCAGCTGCCAATATTGTTTAAGTGCTGTGAGGAGCTTCCACCTGATCAGTGGAAGCCGCCTGTGGAGAGAGAGGAACGCCATCTCCCATTCTGGTTAAAG GCCAGTTTGCCAGCTATCCAGGAGGAAATACAACATTTAACTAAGGATGGTGGAGAATCAAGAAATATGTCTGAATTAGCTGAGAAAAGTTCTGacccaggtctggagtcagggaatgATAGCCGATATCCCCTGCTGCTACCCAAGGGTGTGGTGCTGACATTGAAACCACTTGCCAAACGATTTTCATCTAGAAGAATTTGGGGGCAGAGGTCATCAGTCCTGAAACCCCTCCTTATCCGCCCTGCCCCTTCTCTTCAGCCTTGCTCAAATGACAATACTCGAGTCAGATTAGCTCAATCAGAAGCACCTCCAAGGAAAGTGGAAATCCAAAACTCTCAGCCGATCCAGCCAGCCACCGTTTTGCAGAGAGTACCAGAGGCTTCACCTTTGAGTGTCACTGGGAGTAATGGCATTAAGAATCCCAAGACATTGCCAGCCGGAGCCCCCAAGAATACAGCCAGGTCCCagaccttcctttctcctttctcagcaGTCTTCAAGCCCAGAGTCTTATTGCCATCATTTGTCTCTCGGAATCGATGTGACCCAGGGATGAAGCCCCCAAAGAAAAAATGGGCCAAGGGCTCCCGTCCCTTGAAGCCTGCTCCTGTCGTTCCTTCTCCCCGGGTAATCCTCACTGTTCCTGCCACCACTGTAGAAGTTATGAGTCTTAACAGCAGTTTTAATGTGATCCAGCCTTTTAGAGGTATAGCTCAGAGCCCTCAAACCATCCCTGTAACTACCCTCTTGGTTAGCCCCACATCCTTCATCTGTCCATTAAACCAGCCCCTTATAGCCTCTTCTATCCCACCTTTAATTGTTTCTGGTAACTCTGTGAATCTCCCTGTGCCACCTACCCCTGAGGAAAATACACAGGTGAAACCAAATATTCCTTGTCCTCAGGCTGAAGGAGAAAGTGCCTTTCCACTCAAGGAACCCAAGCTGGAACCCCAAGAGTCATCTCCTCTTTGTCCAAGTCCATACCCCAAGGAAGAACACAGCCCAGGGCCTCCTGTAGTAAGCAGGGAGAGTCAGGTTGGCTTGTTTGAGGGTAATGCTCACAGCTGGACTGTTGTGAAGACACTGGATGGGAGGTACGTCCTGGAGCCACTGTCTCTTACCCCTCCAAAAGCCATCGATTTTCTGCCAGGGAATTTGCTGAACATTGTTAAAGTAGAGCCTGAGGAGCCTGAGGAAGAAGCCAGCTTGACTTGGAACAGGTTCCCTGAGCCAGACATttgtgataaaataaaaaaagaggtcTTCATGGAGCTGGATGTGGGACCCCCATATGAGGAGGCAAGTAGTACTCAAGAAGTGAAGAAAGAGGcagattttaaaaaggaggaggaaagtgaaACAGCAATGACATGCTCATCTCCCCAGGTGACTCAAGGTGAAGGGAACGAGGGAGAAAAGATGAGCAAAGGGTCTCCCAAGAATACTCCCTTTTCCACTGATCCTGATCCCATACTTAGTAGTCCTCTAGGTAAGCCTGAAGACTTATCCAGTGTTGTTGGCCTGATGGTGAGGACCCAACCTAGGCCAGAAATGGGGGGTGAGGATAGGCCAAAAGAGGAGGATCTTGACCAAGATGAAGAAATGGCTTCAGTCTCTGAAGAAGCTGTGCCACTTGTCCCAGAGCTTCAG GAGACTGTGGAGAAGCCAAC
- the YY1AP1 gene encoding YY1-associated protein 1 isoform X2 — protein MSKPHGDTTVPTMVLDTAQRNRLQQQMQQHVQLLTQIHLLTSTNPSLSSEASTTKMFLRELGTFAQSSVALHQQFNPKFQTTFQPCNLKGAIQLIEDFHSHINIDLSPRKNVQKSDEGPSPECPNSEFPCLPKQVAWILATSKVFMYPELLPIRSLKVKHPRDKIFFTKAEDNLLALGLKHFEGTEFPKPLISKYLLTAKSAHQLTVRIKNLNISRAPDNIIKYYKKTKQLPILFKCCEELPPDQWKPPVEREERHLPFWLKASLPAIQEEIQHLTKDGGESRNMSELAEKSSDPGLESGNDSRYPLLLPKGVVLTLKPLAKRFSSRRIWGQRSSVLKPLLIRPAPSLQPCSNDNTRVRLAQSEAPPRKVEIQNSQPIQPATVLQRVPEASPLSVTGSNGIKNPKTLPAGAPKNTARSQTFLSPFSAVFKPRVLLPSFVSRNRCDPGMKPPKKKWAKGSRPLKPAPVVPSPRVILTVPATTVEVMSLNSSFNVIQPFRGIAQSPQTIPVTTLLVSPTSFICPLNQPLIASSIPPLIVSGNSVNLPVPPTPEENTQVKPNIPCPQAEGESAFPLKEPKLEPQESSPLCPSPYPKEEHSPGPPVVSRESQVGLFEGNAHSWTVVKTLDGRYVLEPLSLTPPKAIDFLPGNLLNIVKVEPEEPEEEASLTWNRFPEPDICDKIKKEVFMELDVGPPYEEASSTQEVKKEADFKKEEESETAMTCSSPQVTQGEGNEGEKMSKGSPKNTPFSTDPDPILSSPLGKPEDLSSVVGLMVRTQPRPEMGGEDRPKEEDLDQDEEMASVSEEAVPLVPELQETVEKPTRLMFARYMHQESDSEEEKPWKENSGPEVVVKVERMESPQKDDEMMDEVDRDPSFHLCFT, from the exons ATGTCCAAGCCCCATGGTGATACGACTGTACCCACAATGGTTCTGGATACAGCTCAAAGGAACAGACTCCAGCAACAGATGCAACAG cATGTTCAGCTCCTGACTCAGATTCACCTTCTGACCAGCACCAACCCCAGCCTCAGTTCGGAGGCCAGTACCACCAAGATGTTTCTT AGGGAACTGGGGACTTTTGCTCAAAGTTCTGTTGCCCTTCACCAGCAGTTCAATCCCAAGTTTCAGACCACATTCCAGCCTTGTAACCTGAAGGGTGCTATACAGCTTATTGAAGACTTTCATTCACATATCAACATTGACTTGAGCCCTCGAAAAAATGTCCAGAAGAGTGATGAGGGACCAAGCCCCGAATGTCCAA ACAGTGAATTTCCTTGTCTGCCGAAGCAAGTGGCCTGGATTCTGGCCACAAGCAAAGTCTTCATGTATCCAGAGCTGCTACCAATACGTTCCCTGAAGGTGAAGCATCCCAGGGATAAGATATTCTTCACCAAAGCAGAAGACAA TTTATTAGCTCTGGGGCTGAAACATTTTGAAGGAACTGAGTTTCCTAAGCCTCTAATCAGTAAATACCTCCTGACTGCCAAGTCTGCTCACCAGCTGACAGTGAGAATCAAGAACCTCAACATTAGCCGGGCTCCTGACAATATCATTAAA TATTATAAGAAGACAAAGCAGCTGCCAATATTGTTTAAGTGCTGTGAGGAGCTTCCACCTGATCAGTGGAAGCCGCCTGTGGAGAGAGAGGAACGCCATCTCCCATTCTGGTTAAAG GCCAGTTTGCCAGCTATCCAGGAGGAAATACAACATTTAACTAAGGATGGTGGAGAATCAAGAAATATGTCTGAATTAGCTGAGAAAAGTTCTGacccaggtctggagtcagggaatgATAGCCGATATCCCCTGCTGCTACCCAAGGGTGTGGTGCTGACATTGAAACCACTTGCCAAACGATTTTCATCTAGAAGAATTTGGGGGCAGAGGTCATCAGTCCTGAAACCCCTCCTTATCCGCCCTGCCCCTTCTCTTCAGCCTTGCTCAAATGACAATACTCGAGTCAGATTAGCTCAATCAGAAGCACCTCCAAGGAAAGTGGAAATCCAAAACTCTCAGCCGATCCAGCCAGCCACCGTTTTGCAGAGAGTACCAGAGGCTTCACCTTTGAGTGTCACTGGGAGTAATGGCATTAAGAATCCCAAGACATTGCCAGCCGGAGCCCCCAAGAATACAGCCAGGTCCCagaccttcctttctcctttctcagcaGTCTTCAAGCCCAGAGTCTTATTGCCATCATTTGTCTCTCGGAATCGATGTGACCCAGGGATGAAGCCCCCAAAGAAAAAATGGGCCAAGGGCTCCCGTCCCTTGAAGCCTGCTCCTGTCGTTCCTTCTCCCCGGGTAATCCTCACTGTTCCTGCCACCACTGTAGAAGTTATGAGTCTTAACAGCAGTTTTAATGTGATCCAGCCTTTTAGAGGTATAGCTCAGAGCCCTCAAACCATCCCTGTAACTACCCTCTTGGTTAGCCCCACATCCTTCATCTGTCCATTAAACCAGCCCCTTATAGCCTCTTCTATCCCACCTTTAATTGTTTCTGGTAACTCTGTGAATCTCCCTGTGCCACCTACCCCTGAGGAAAATACACAGGTGAAACCAAATATTCCTTGTCCTCAGGCTGAAGGAGAAAGTGCCTTTCCACTCAAGGAACCCAAGCTGGAACCCCAAGAGTCATCTCCTCTTTGTCCAAGTCCATACCCCAAGGAAGAACACAGCCCAGGGCCTCCTGTAGTAAGCAGGGAGAGTCAGGTTGGCTTGTTTGAGGGTAATGCTCACAGCTGGACTGTTGTGAAGACACTGGATGGGAGGTACGTCCTGGAGCCACTGTCTCTTACCCCTCCAAAAGCCATCGATTTTCTGCCAGGGAATTTGCTGAACATTGTTAAAGTAGAGCCTGAGGAGCCTGAGGAAGAAGCCAGCTTGACTTGGAACAGGTTCCCTGAGCCAGACATttgtgataaaataaaaaaagaggtcTTCATGGAGCTGGATGTGGGACCCCCATATGAGGAGGCAAGTAGTACTCAAGAAGTGAAGAAAGAGGcagattttaaaaaggaggaggaaagtgaaACAGCAATGACATGCTCATCTCCCCAGGTGACTCAAGGTGAAGGGAACGAGGGAGAAAAGATGAGCAAAGGGTCTCCCAAGAATACTCCCTTTTCCACTGATCCTGATCCCATACTTAGTAGTCCTCTAGGTAAGCCTGAAGACTTATCCAGTGTTGTTGGCCTGATGGTGAGGACCCAACCTAGGCCAGAAATGGGGGGTGAGGATAGGCCAAAAGAGGAGGATCTTGACCAAGATGAAGAAATGGCTTCAGTCTCTGAAGAAGCTGTGCCACTTGTCCCAGAGCTTCAG GAGACTGTGGAGAAGCCAAC